One segment of Accipiter gentilis chromosome 26, bAccGen1.1, whole genome shotgun sequence DNA contains the following:
- the SPRY4 gene encoding protein sprouty homolog 4: MEPRIPHNITVVPNSVMVQPLLDSRIPYGRLQHPLTILPIDQMKTTHIENDYTDNPTASQLAAQKHPRGPHEPALTNQHLQRCEQDVTHPWISFSGRPSSISSSSSTSSDQRLLDHMAPAPVAEQSSPRAVRIQPKVINCKPLDLKGPVSQELDKHFLLCEACGKCKCKECALPRTLPSCWVCNQECLCSAQNLVNYSTCMCLVKGVFYHCTNEDDEGTCADHPCSCSHSNCCARWSFMSALSLVLPCLLCYLPATGCVKLSQRCYDQVSRPGCRCKNTNSVICKALPESKASRPEKPF; the protein is encoded by the coding sequence ATGGAGCCCCGGATTCCCCACAACATCACCGTTGTCCCCAACTCTGTGATGGTCCAGCCCTTGCTGGACAGTCGGATCCCCTATGGGCGGCTGCAGCACCCGCTCACCATCCTGCCGATCGACCAAATGAAGACGACCCACATAGAGAACGACTACACCGACAACCCCACCGCTTCCCAGCTGGCGGCCCAGAAGCATCCCCGAGGCCCCCATGAACCGGCCTTGACCAACCAGCACCTCCAGCGCTGCGAGCAGGACGTCACCCACCCCTGGATTTCGTTCAGCGGGCGCCCCAGCtccatcagcagcagcagcagcacatcttCCGACCAAAGGCTCTTGGACCACATGGCCCCGGCGCCCGTGGCGGAGCAGTCCTCCCCCAGAGCGGTTCGCATTCAGCCCAAGGTGATTAACTGCAAGCCCCTGGACCTGAAGGGACCCGTGTCTCAGGAGCTGGACAAGCACTTTCTACTGTGCGAAGCCTGCGGGAAATGCAAGTGTAAGGAGTGCGCGCTGCCCCGGACTCTGCCTTCGTGCTGGGTGTGCAACCAAGAGTGCCTCTGCTCGGCGCAGAACCTGGTCAACTACTCCACCTGCATGTGTCTCGTCAAGGGCGTCTTCTACCACTGCACCAACGAGGACGACGAGGGCACGTGTGCCGACcacccctgctcctgctcccactcAAACTGCTGTGCCCGCTGGTCCTTCATGAGTGCCCTCTCCCTGGTGCTCCCTTGCTTGCTCTGCTACCTGCCGGCCACCGGCTGCGTCAAGCTGTCCCAGAGATGCTACGACCAAGTGAGCCGGCCCGGTTGCAGATGCAAAAACACAAACAGTGTCATTTGCAAGGCATTGCCCGAGAGCAAAGCAAGCAGGCCAGAAAAGCCCTTTTGA